The following coding sequences lie in one Lolium perenne isolate Kyuss_39 chromosome 2, Kyuss_2.0, whole genome shotgun sequence genomic window:
- the LOC127335465 gene encoding calmodulin-binding receptor-like cytoplasmic kinase 3: MVTTTTTGMFLVCFDALCPCFGSKRNDGSEDPVLSKETNSFRSSEMRSMSDRIPGSPLRVPASPSRFSLSSQPSRNDPLNLSLEQVIKLTRNFSPALMIGESYFGKAYRAELQDGFFVAIKRARKEHFASLHAEFKNEIALLKKIEHRNLVQLLGYIDKGNERIVITEFVSNGTLRDHLDGHHGLILGFSQRLEIAIDVAHGLTYLHLYAEKPIIHRDVKSSNILLTEGFRAKVADFGFARTGSSEQSEIQTDVKGTAGYVDPEYLRTNYLTVKSDVYSYGMLLLEILSGRRPIEVKRPREKITVRWAFEKYNRGDIQEIMDPMLTESVNEDILTKIFDVMFQCVAPTRADRPQMKEVVEKLWKIRRDYAKTQSRGEVNL; this comes from the exons ATGGTAACTACTACAACTACCGGAATGTTTCTTGTGTGTTTTGATGCCTTGTGCCCCTGTTTTGGCTCGAAAAGGAATGATGGAAGTGAAGATCCTGTTCTTTCAAAAGAGACAAATTCAT TTAGGTCTTCTGAAATGAGGTCAATGTCTGACAGAATTCCCGGCAGCCCTCTTCGAGTACCTGCAAGTCCATCTAgattttcactatcttcacagcCAAGTAGAAATGATCCCCTAAACCTAAGTCTTGAACAAGTTATTAAATTGACACGTAACTTTTCGCCGGCAttgatgattggagaaagttactTCGGAAAGGCCTACAGAGCGGAGCTGCAAGATGGCTTTTTTGTAGCTATTAAAAGGGCAAGAAAG GAACATTTCGCTTCTTTACATGCAGAGTTCAAAAATGAAATTGCCCTGCTAAAGAAGATTGAACACAGGAATTTGGTACAGTTACTTGGTTATATTGACAAAGGGAATGAACGAATTGTCATTACTGAGTTTGTTTCAAATGGCACTCTTAGGGATCATTTGGATG GACACCATGGGCTAATATTGGGCTTCAGTCAGCGGCTTGAAATAGCCATAGATGTTGCCCACGGATTAACTTATCTGCATCTATATGCTG AGAAACCCATAATACACCGGGATGTGAAGTCATCAAACATTCTACTAACTGAGGGCTTCAGGGCGAAAGTAGCCGACTTCGGATTTGCAAGAACTGGTTCTTCAGAGCAGTCAGAGATACAGACTGACGTGAAAGGAACGGCTGGCTATGTAGATCCAGAGTATCTACGGACAAACTATCTGACAGTCAAGAGTGATGTGTACTCTTACGGTATGTTGCTCCTGGAAATCCTTTCAGGCCGTCGTCCTATTGAGGTGAAAAGGCCAAGAGAAAAGATTACTGTGCGATGG GCATTCGAGAAATATAACCGAGGGGATATTCAGGAAATAATGGATCCAATGCTAACCGAATCAGTAAACGAAGATATACTGACAAAGATTTTTGATGTAATGTTCCAATGTGTTGCTCCTACTCGTGCTGACAGGCCACAGATGAAGGAAGTTGTCGAGAAACTCTGGAAGATCCGAAGGGATTACGCGAAGACCCAAAGCAGAGGAGAAGTTAACCTTTAA
- the LOC127335464 gene encoding dol-P-Glc:Glc(2)Man(9)GlcNAc(2)-PP-Dol alpha-1,2-glucosyltransferase isoform X2, which translates to MGRLAVAAAVAAWAVPVAALVNSVVPDPYMDEIFHVPQAQRYCRGEFLVWDPMITTPPGLYYISLAYLASLFPGAWAIKVAEAFDPLCTTALLRSTNVMMAMVCGVLVYDLLLCIKPGIGKTKATAYAILVALYPVHWFFTFLYYTDVASLAAVLAMYLFCLKKRFWVSAMFGAISILFRQTNIIWMLFFAANGAITYVQDLPVSDYVSHKNSRLTDKSSTEVLDRDNTASAPGLRRRRTNSSISQSRVVSGSTNLHISAKEAHVVSPHFAQFLYFGLVSAAALLPLHFTPRRVSELFRWCAKNKTSSSLAMLVALGLSFVAVHFFSIAHPYLLADNRHYTFYIWRKVIQAHWMMKYILIPIYVYSWFSVINILGKSQTRVWVLSFVFAVALVLVPAPLVEFRYYTIPLVIVVLNSPVIGNCRLLALGSAYTAADLCTLVMFLFKPFHWEHETGTQRFIW; encoded by the exons ATGGGGAGGCTGGCCGTCGCCGCCGCGGTGGCCGCGTGGGCGGTCCCCGTAGCCGCTTTGGTCAACTCCGTCGTTCCTGATCCCTACATG GATGAGATCTTCCATGTTCCCCAGGCGCAGCGCTATTGCCGCGGAGAATTCTTAGTGTGGGATCCCATGATCACCACCCCTCCTGGCCT GTACTACATTTCCCTAGCATATCTTGCTTCTTTGTTCCCGGGTGCATGGGCTATTAAGGTAGCAGAGGCATTTGACCCACTTTGCACCACAGCACTTCTCCGGTCGACTAATGTTATGATGGCAATGGTCTGTGGTGTTCTTGTCTATGACCTGCTTCTGTGTATCAAGCCAGGGATCGGCAAGACGAAGGCAACTGCCTATGCTATCCTTGTAGCGTTGTATCCTGTTCACTGGTTCTTTACCTTTCTCTATTATACTGATGTTGCATCATTGGCCGCAGTTCTTGCGATGTACCTGTTCTGCTTGAAGAAACGGTTTTGGGTTAGTGCAATG TTTGGTGCCATCTCAATACTTTTCCGGCAGACTAATATAATATGGATGTTATTTTTTGCTGCCAATGGTGCCATTACATATGTGCAAGATCTTCCCGTTAGTGACTATGTGTCTCACAAGAACAGTAGATTAACTGATAAGTCAAGCACAGAAGTGTTAGACAGGGATAACACAGCCAGTGCTCCAGGTTTGAGAAGACGGCGAACTAATAGTTCCATAAGTCAGAGTAGAGTTGTTTCTGGATCTACTAATTTGCATATCA GTGCTAAGGAAGCTCATGTTGTTTCACCACATTTTGCGCAGTTTTTGTACTTCGGTCTAGTGTCAGCTGCTGCCCTCCTACCCTTGCATTTTACTCCCAGACGAGTGTCAGAGTTATTCCGTTGGTGTGCTAAGAACAAAACGTCTAGTTCTCTGGCAATGCTGGTGGCTCTTGGTTTAAGCTTCGTGGCCGTACATTTCTTCAG TATTGCCCATCCGTATCTTCTTGCTGACAATAGACACTACACCTTCTATATCTGGAGGAAGGTCATCCAAGCTCATTGGATGATGAAATACATTTTGATTCCAATTTATGTGTACTCATGGTTTTCAGTTATCAACATCTTAG GAAAATCACAGACAAGGGTTTGGGTGTTGTCCTTTGTTTTCGCAGTTGCCCTAGTTCTTGTGCCTGCTCCGTTGGTTGAATTTCGGTACTACACAATCCCGTTGGTCATAGTGGTTCTCAATTCCCCAGTAATTGGTAATTGCAGATTGCTTGCTTTAGGGTCTGCCTATACTGCTGCTGATTTGTGTACTTTGGTGATGTTTCTGTTCAAACCATTCCACTGGGAGCATGAGACGGGAACACAAAGGTTTATTTGGTAG
- the LOC127335464 gene encoding dol-P-Glc:Glc(2)Man(9)GlcNAc(2)-PP-Dol alpha-1,2-glucosyltransferase isoform X1 yields MGRLAVAAAVAAWAVPVAALVNSVVPDPYMDEIFHVPQAQRYCRGEFLVWDPMITTPPGLYYISLAYLASLFPGAWAIKVAEAFDPLCTTALLRSTNVMMAMVCGVLVYDLLLCIKPGIGKTKATAYAILVALYPVHWFFTFLYYTDVASLAAVLAMYLFCLKKRFWVSAMFGAISILFRQTNIIWMLFFAANGAITYVQDLPVSDYVSHKNSRLTDKSSTEVLDRDNTASAPGLRRRRTNSSISQSRVVSGSTNLHISFIEEVLDISFKLWNSKSKVLLNFTPFAIVLVVFVAFIFWNGGIVLGAKEAHVVSPHFAQFLYFGLVSAAALLPLHFTPRRVSELFRWCAKNKTSSSLAMLVALGLSFVAVHFFSIAHPYLLADNRHYTFYIWRKVIQAHWMMKYILIPIYVYSWFSVINILGKSQTRVWVLSFVFAVALVLVPAPLVEFRYYTIPLVIVVLNSPVIGNCRLLALGSAYTAADLCTLVMFLFKPFHWEHETGTQRFIW; encoded by the exons ATGGGGAGGCTGGCCGTCGCCGCCGCGGTGGCCGCGTGGGCGGTCCCCGTAGCCGCTTTGGTCAACTCCGTCGTTCCTGATCCCTACATG GATGAGATCTTCCATGTTCCCCAGGCGCAGCGCTATTGCCGCGGAGAATTCTTAGTGTGGGATCCCATGATCACCACCCCTCCTGGCCT GTACTACATTTCCCTAGCATATCTTGCTTCTTTGTTCCCGGGTGCATGGGCTATTAAGGTAGCAGAGGCATTTGACCCACTTTGCACCACAGCACTTCTCCGGTCGACTAATGTTATGATGGCAATGGTCTGTGGTGTTCTTGTCTATGACCTGCTTCTGTGTATCAAGCCAGGGATCGGCAAGACGAAGGCAACTGCCTATGCTATCCTTGTAGCGTTGTATCCTGTTCACTGGTTCTTTACCTTTCTCTATTATACTGATGTTGCATCATTGGCCGCAGTTCTTGCGATGTACCTGTTCTGCTTGAAGAAACGGTTTTGGGTTAGTGCAATG TTTGGTGCCATCTCAATACTTTTCCGGCAGACTAATATAATATGGATGTTATTTTTTGCTGCCAATGGTGCCATTACATATGTGCAAGATCTTCCCGTTAGTGACTATGTGTCTCACAAGAACAGTAGATTAACTGATAAGTCAAGCACAGAAGTGTTAGACAGGGATAACACAGCCAGTGCTCCAGGTTTGAGAAGACGGCGAACTAATAGTTCCATAAGTCAGAGTAGAGTTGTTTCTGGATCTACTAATTTGCATATCA GTTTTATCGAGGAAGTATTGGATATCAGCTTCAAGTTATGGAATTCGAAGTCTAAAGTTTTATTGAATTTTACACCATTTGCAATAGTTCTGGTGGTATTTGTAGCATTTATATTCTGGAACGGTGGCATAGTACTAG GTGCTAAGGAAGCTCATGTTGTTTCACCACATTTTGCGCAGTTTTTGTACTTCGGTCTAGTGTCAGCTGCTGCCCTCCTACCCTTGCATTTTACTCCCAGACGAGTGTCAGAGTTATTCCGTTGGTGTGCTAAGAACAAAACGTCTAGTTCTCTGGCAATGCTGGTGGCTCTTGGTTTAAGCTTCGTGGCCGTACATTTCTTCAG TATTGCCCATCCGTATCTTCTTGCTGACAATAGACACTACACCTTCTATATCTGGAGGAAGGTCATCCAAGCTCATTGGATGATGAAATACATTTTGATTCCAATTTATGTGTACTCATGGTTTTCAGTTATCAACATCTTAG GAAAATCACAGACAAGGGTTTGGGTGTTGTCCTTTGTTTTCGCAGTTGCCCTAGTTCTTGTGCCTGCTCCGTTGGTTGAATTTCGGTACTACACAATCCCGTTGGTCATAGTGGTTCTCAATTCCCCAGTAATTGGTAATTGCAGATTGCTTGCTTTAGGGTCTGCCTATACTGCTGCTGATTTGTGTACTTTGGTGATGTTTCTGTTCAAACCATTCCACTGGGAGCATGAGACGGGAACACAAAGGTTTATTTGGTAG
- the LOC127335464 gene encoding dol-P-Glc:Glc(2)Man(9)GlcNAc(2)-PP-Dol alpha-1,2-glucosyltransferase isoform X3 encodes MMAMVCGVLVYDLLLCIKPGIGKTKATAYAILVALYPVHWFFTFLYYTDVASLAAVLAMYLFCLKKRFWVSAMFGAISILFRQTNIIWMLFFAANGAITYVQDLPVSDYVSHKNSRLTDKSSTEVLDRDNTASAPGLRRRRTNSSISQSRVVSGSTNLHISFIEEVLDISFKLWNSKSKVLLNFTPFAIVLVVFVAFIFWNGGIVLGAKEAHVVSPHFAQFLYFGLVSAAALLPLHFTPRRVSELFRWCAKNKTSSSLAMLVALGLSFVAVHFFSIAHPYLLADNRHYTFYIWRKVIQAHWMMKYILIPIYVYSWFSVINILGKSQTRVWVLSFVFAVALVLVPAPLVEFRYYTIPLVIVVLNSPVIGNCRLLALGSAYTAADLCTLVMFLFKPFHWEHETGTQRFIW; translated from the exons ATGATGGCAATGGTCTGTGGTGTTCTTGTCTATGACCTGCTTCTGTGTATCAAGCCAGGGATCGGCAAGACGAAGGCAACTGCCTATGCTATCCTTGTAGCGTTGTATCCTGTTCACTGGTTCTTTACCTTTCTCTATTATACTGATGTTGCATCATTGGCCGCAGTTCTTGCGATGTACCTGTTCTGCTTGAAGAAACGGTTTTGGGTTAGTGCAATG TTTGGTGCCATCTCAATACTTTTCCGGCAGACTAATATAATATGGATGTTATTTTTTGCTGCCAATGGTGCCATTACATATGTGCAAGATCTTCCCGTTAGTGACTATGTGTCTCACAAGAACAGTAGATTAACTGATAAGTCAAGCACAGAAGTGTTAGACAGGGATAACACAGCCAGTGCTCCAGGTTTGAGAAGACGGCGAACTAATAGTTCCATAAGTCAGAGTAGAGTTGTTTCTGGATCTACTAATTTGCATATCA GTTTTATCGAGGAAGTATTGGATATCAGCTTCAAGTTATGGAATTCGAAGTCTAAAGTTTTATTGAATTTTACACCATTTGCAATAGTTCTGGTGGTATTTGTAGCATTTATATTCTGGAACGGTGGCATAGTACTAG GTGCTAAGGAAGCTCATGTTGTTTCACCACATTTTGCGCAGTTTTTGTACTTCGGTCTAGTGTCAGCTGCTGCCCTCCTACCCTTGCATTTTACTCCCAGACGAGTGTCAGAGTTATTCCGTTGGTGTGCTAAGAACAAAACGTCTAGTTCTCTGGCAATGCTGGTGGCTCTTGGTTTAAGCTTCGTGGCCGTACATTTCTTCAG TATTGCCCATCCGTATCTTCTTGCTGACAATAGACACTACACCTTCTATATCTGGAGGAAGGTCATCCAAGCTCATTGGATGATGAAATACATTTTGATTCCAATTTATGTGTACTCATGGTTTTCAGTTATCAACATCTTAG GAAAATCACAGACAAGGGTTTGGGTGTTGTCCTTTGTTTTCGCAGTTGCCCTAGTTCTTGTGCCTGCTCCGTTGGTTGAATTTCGGTACTACACAATCCCGTTGGTCATAGTGGTTCTCAATTCCCCAGTAATTGGTAATTGCAGATTGCTTGCTTTAGGGTCTGCCTATACTGCTGCTGATTTGTGTACTTTGGTGATGTTTCTGTTCAAACCATTCCACTGGGAGCATGAGACGGGAACACAAAGGTTTATTTGGTAG
- the LOC127329264 gene encoding uncharacterized protein, whose protein sequence is MVQDKIDSFYKRKRNATTVDVSEAEPLALALIETELPEQNQPSQNEEHQTNEPVIFRGIEFLERDPALRPQIWEYPHDVRDEVRRAYIRLGPMQPKLKKYKASGPPGHQRRFQFSWFNLFPSWLEYSESGSSAYCFYCFLCNKNIKKRSGFDVFTAKGFDAWKRVNNGSRCAFLAHIGSGPCSQHNNAVRDCLALMNGSKPISNIIEVESNKDRERDRLRLRTSVATVKWLTVQSCAFRGHDETVKSRNRGNFVEMLKLLAEFNPQIAAVILENAPKCSRYISPKIQKEILGIYAQKVREHIRNEIGDSKFSILVDETCDAAKREQMAVVFRFVDKDGVLQERFFQLIHVRNTKSLTLKGELSTLLSKHAFDVQNLSGQGYDGASNMKGEFNGLQALFLKECPYAYYVHCYAHQLQLALVAASRDVVPVSQFFQKLLFIINTVDSSSKRHDELHDAQLAEIAQLIDAAHIETGQGANQIRSLKRPGDTRWGSHLGSISSLMDMFNAVNSILQTIACDATAGSNRADGDTGFNYLTSFEFVFVLCMMREILGISEELGKALQKKSQDIVNAIRLVLSTKTLLEQMRSDEGWEIFFFQVIEFCVDHSIDIPDMKETYILRGGRARRQADYFTKERYFRVEVFRATLDSQLNELNLKFNEKVMGLLSISVTLIPKNGFVSFNAKEICKMVEMYYQADFTQQDIIGLGHQLNHFALDASNSDDLKKPATLTALCRCLHVSGRHKIYNLLDRLLRLLVTLPVSTASAERAFSSLKIIKTRLRNKMEDEFLANSLLVQVEREIAAQYSYDDIIADFKGRKYRRATL, encoded by the coding sequence ATGGTTCAAGATAAAATAGATTCTTtctacaaaagaaaaagaaatgctACAACTGTTGATGTTTCTGAAGCTGAACCATTGGCATTAGCATTGATTGAAACCGAGTTGCCTGAGCAAAATCAACCAAGTCAAAATGAAGAACATCAGACAAATGAACCTGTCATATTTAGAGGCATTGAGTTTTTGGAGCGAGATCCCGCATTACGCCCACAGATTTGGGAATATCCACATGATGTGAGAGATGAAGTACGAAGAGCATACATTCGGTTAGGTCCTATGCAACCCAAACTGAAGAAATACAAGGCATCCGGACCACCTGGGCATCAAAGACGTTTCCAATTCAGTTGGTTTAATCTTTTTCCATCATGGCTAGAGTACTCAGAAAGTGGCAGCTCTGCATACTGTTTTTATTGCTTCCTGTGCAATAAAAACATCAAAAAGCGCAGTGGTTTTGATGTATTCACGGCAAAAGGATTTGATGCTTGGAAGAGAGTTAATAATGGATCAAGGTGTGCGTTCTTAGCTCATATTGGATCCGGACCATGCTCTCAACACAACAATGCAGTGAGGGACTGTCTAGCTCTAATGAACGGATCAAAGCCAATTTCAAACATCATAGAGGTGGAGAGCAACAAGGACAGAGAAAGAGATCGTTTACGGCTCAGAACATCAGTTGCTACTGTTAAGTGGCTCACAGTGCAATCTTGTGCTTTTAGAGGCCACGACGAGACAGTCAAGTCAAGAAATAGAGGGAATTTTGTGGAAATGCTAAAACTTCTTGCAGAATTTAACCCTCAAATTGCAGCTGTCATTTTGGAGAACGCCCCAAAATGTTCTAGATACATATCTCCTAAGATTCAAAAGGAGATCTTGGGTATTTATGCACAGAAAGTTAGGGAGCATATTCGCAATGAAATTGGTGATTCAAAGTTCTCTATTCTAGTGGATGAAACATGTGATGCGGCGAAAAGAGAGCAAATGGCTGTGGTTTTCAGATTTGTAGACAAAGATGGTGTTCTACAAGAGCGATTCTTTCAGCTGATACATGTAAGGAACACCAAATCGTTAACATTGAAGGGAGAGTTGTCTACTCTATTATCCAAACATGCTTTTGATGTTCAAAATCTTAGTGGCCAAGGATACGATGGGGCAAGCAACATGAAGGGGGAGTTTAATGGATTACAAGCACTATTTCTTAAAGAGTGTCCCTATGCCTATTATGTTCATTGCTATGCACATCAATTGCAACTTGCCCTTGTTGCTGCATCTAGGGATGTGGTCCCTGTTAGCCAATTTTTTCAGAAACTCCTCTTTATTATAAACACAGTTGATTCCTCTTCAAAGCGACATGACGAGCTACATGATGCACAACTTGCTGAAATTGCACAGCTGATAGATGCTGCTCATATTGAAACAGGCCAAGGTGCAAATCAGATCAGGTCCCTTAAGCGACCAGGAGACACTAGATGGGGATCTCACTTAGGTTCCATTTCCAGTCTTATGGATATGTTTAATGCTGTCAATTCTATTCTGCAAACCATAGCTTGTGATGCAACGGCTGGCTCAAACCGTGCAGATGGAGATACAGGTTTCAACTACTTGACATCTTTTGAGTTTGTATTTGTCCTATGCATGATGAGAGAAATCTTAGGAATCAGCGAAGAGCTTGGCAAGGCTTTACAGAAAAAATCTCAGGACATAGTGAATGCAATTCGTCTAGTGTTATCTACCAAGACCCTTCTTGAACAAATGAGATCAGATGAGGGCTGGGAAATATTTTTCTTCCAGGTCATCGAGTTTTGTGTGGATCATAGCATTGATATTCCAGACATGAAGGAGACATACATTCTGCGTGGTGGTCGTGCTCGACGACAGGCTGATTATTTCACCAAAGAGCGGTATTTTCGAGTTGAGGTCTTTCGAGCAACTTTGGACAGCCAACTGAATGAATTAAATTTGAAGTTCAATGAGAAAGTGATGGGTCTTTTATCTATAAGTGTTACTCTGATACCAAAAAATGGGTTTGTTTCTTTCAATGCTAAAGAAATTTGCAAAATGGTGGAGATGTACTATCAAGCAGATTTCACACAACAGGATATTATTGGATTGGGGCATCAACTGAACCATTTTGCTTTGGATGCTTCCAATAGTGACGATTTGAAGAAGCCTGCAACTTTGACAGCACTTTGTCGATGCCTTCATGTGTCTGGACGACACAAGATCTATAACTTGCTTGACAGATTGTTGCGTTTGCTTGTCACTCTACCCGTTTCCACTGCTAGTGCTGAGCGTGCATTTTCTAGTCTGAAGATCATCAAGACCAGATTGCGGAATAAGATGGAAGATGAATTTCTTGCCAATAGCTTGCTCGTACAAGTAGAACGAGAAATTGCAGCGCAGTACAGCTATGATGATATAATCGCTGACTTCAAGGGCCGAAAGTATAGAAGAGCTACTCTTTAA
- the LOC127335466 gene encoding uncharacterized protein, with protein sequence MASTACFVIVSKNDIPIYEAEVGSAPKKEDLAYHHQFILHAALDVVQDLAWTTNAMFLRSVDRFNDLVVSVYVTAGHTRFMLLHDSRSEDGIKSFFQEVHELYIKIFLNPLYLPGSRIASSHFDTKVRALARKYL encoded by the exons ATGGCAAGCACAGCATGCTTTGTGATTGTAAGTAAGAATGACATCCCAATCTACGAGGCAGAAGTTGGATCCGCACCCAAA AAAGAAGATCTAGCTTATCACCACCAGTTCATCCTACATGCTGCACTAGATGTTGTCCAGGACCTAGCATGGACCACAAATGCAAT GTTCCTGAGATCAGTTGATAGATTTAATGACCTTGTGGTGTCTGTTTATGTAACTGCCGGT CATACTAGATTCATGCTGCTTCACGATTCACGTAGCGAGGATGGAATAAAAAGCTTTTTCCAAGAGGTTCATGAACTTTACATCAAG ATATTCCTCAATCCCCTCTACCTGCCCGGCTCTCGCATCGCGTCCTCTCACTTCGACACAAAGGTCAgggccctcgcaaggaagtatctCTAG